A stretch of Ignavibacteriota bacterium DNA encodes these proteins:
- a CDS encoding carbon starvation protein A, giving the protein MHALTLVLTALCIMAIAYRYYSAFIAAKVIALDDARTTPAHRFNDGQNYQPTNKWVLFGHHFAAIAGAGPLIGPVLAAQFGYLPGFLWLVIGVVLGGAVHDFVSLGASIRRNGRSIAEIARGEISPLAGTVGSIAILIIVVIALSGLGVAVVNALSESAWGTFTIAMTIPIAIFVGLWMTKIRPGKITEASIIGVVAVLAAVVLGHNVQNSSIGSWFVLSRNGIVIALAVYGFIASVLPIWLLLAPRDYLSSYMKIGTIFLLIAGVVVVNPVLKIPAITEYVSGGGPIIHGKLFPFLFITIACGAISGFHSLVSSGTTPKMINKESDARFIGYGAMLMESVVGVIALVAAASLHPGDYYAINLPAAKYALLGLSPVNLDVLSAAVGEDLAGRTGGAVSLAIGFAQIFSGIPGMKTLVAYWYHFAIMFEALFILTTIDAGTRVARFLVQEFVGKAWKPFERVNWIPGTIISTGLVVAAWAYFIWTGNISTIWPMFGTANQLLAVVALAVGTSAIINSGKAKYAWVTFVPMAFVATTTLTAGVLNITDNFWPLTQSPATAVQGWVNIGLTALIMICAIVVLIEAFRSWGRVLLKGQPPHTHALVTDEDNTPGETRIFRCC; this is encoded by the coding sequence ATGCACGCATTGACCCTCGTTCTTACGGCCCTGTGTATCATGGCCATCGCATACAGGTATTACAGCGCCTTCATCGCCGCGAAGGTGATAGCCCTCGACGACGCGCGTACAACACCCGCGCATCGTTTCAACGATGGACAGAACTATCAGCCGACGAATAAGTGGGTCCTCTTCGGCCATCATTTTGCAGCGATTGCGGGAGCGGGTCCGCTGATCGGTCCCGTGCTTGCGGCGCAGTTCGGGTATCTCCCCGGTTTCCTGTGGCTGGTGATCGGCGTCGTGCTCGGCGGGGCTGTGCACGACTTTGTCAGTCTGGGCGCATCAATTCGGAGAAACGGGAGATCGATAGCCGAAATAGCGCGCGGCGAGATCAGTCCGCTCGCGGGAACAGTGGGATCGATCGCGATCCTTATCATCGTGGTGATCGCGTTGTCGGGACTCGGTGTTGCGGTGGTGAACGCGTTGAGTGAAAGCGCCTGGGGCACCTTCACCATCGCGATGACCATACCCATCGCGATATTTGTGGGACTGTGGATGACAAAGATCCGTCCCGGCAAAATCACCGAGGCCAGCATCATCGGTGTTGTGGCAGTCCTCGCGGCCGTGGTGCTGGGACACAACGTGCAGAACTCCTCCATCGGATCGTGGTTTGTGCTCTCGCGCAACGGCATTGTGATCGCGCTGGCCGTGTACGGCTTCATCGCGTCGGTGCTGCCGATATGGCTGCTGCTCGCGCCGCGCGACTACCTGAGTTCGTACATGAAGATCGGGACCATCTTCCTGCTCATCGCGGGAGTGGTGGTTGTCAATCCCGTCCTGAAAATTCCCGCGATCACCGAATACGTGTCGGGCGGCGGACCCATCATACACGGAAAACTTTTCCCCTTCCTTTTCATCACCATCGCCTGCGGGGCGATATCGGGATTTCACTCGCTCGTGTCGTCGGGCACGACGCCCAAGATGATCAACAAGGAGAGCGACGCGCGTTTCATCGGCTATGGCGCGATGCTCATGGAAAGTGTTGTCGGCGTCATCGCGCTCGTGGCCGCGGCCTCGCTGCATCCCGGAGATTATTACGCCATCAATCTGCCCGCGGCAAAGTACGCGCTGCTCGGACTGTCACCCGTCAATCTCGACGTCCTTTCCGCCGCCGTCGGTGAAGATCTCGCCGGACGCACGGGAGGCGCCGTGTCGCTCGCCATCGGTTTTGCGCAGATATTCTCCGGCATTCCGGGCATGAAAACGCTGGTCGCCTACTGGTACCATTTTGCGATCATGTTCGAGGCCCTATTCATCCTCACCACCATCGATGCGGGCACACGCGTGGCGCGTTTCCTCGTACAGGAATTTGTGGGCAAGGCGTGGAAACCCTTCGAAAGGGTCAACTGGATTCCGGGCACCATCATTTCTACCGGACTCGTTGTCGCGGCGTGGGCCTATTTTATCTGGACGGGAAACATCAGCACCATCTGGCCCATGTTCGGCACGGCCAATCAACTGCTCGCCGTCGTGGCGCTCGCCGTCGGCACCAGCGCCATCATCAATTCCGGCAAGGCCAAATACGCCTGGGTGACCTTCGTACCCATGGCCTTTGTCGCGACAACAACACTTACGGCGGGTGTGCTGAACATCACCGACAATTTCTGGCCGCTGACGCAGAGTCCCGCCACGGCAGTGCAGGGCTGGGTGAATATCGGACTGACGGCTCTTATTATGATCTGCGCCATCGTCGTGCTCATCGAGGCCTTCCGGTCGTGGGGGCGTGTGCTCCTGAAGGGGCAGCCGCCGCACACACACGCGCTCGTGACGGACGAGGACAACACACCCGGCGAGACGCGCATCTTCCGCTGCT